The following proteins are encoded in a genomic region of Serinus canaria isolate serCan28SL12 chromosome 15, serCan2020, whole genome shotgun sequence:
- the PPP1CC gene encoding serine/threonine-protein phosphatase PP1-gamma catalytic subunit yields the protein MADIDKLNIDSIIQRLLEVRGSKPGKNVQLQENEIRGLCLKSREIFLSQPILLELEAPLKICGDIHGQYYDLLRLFEYGGFPPESNYLFLGDYVDRGKQSLETICLLLAYKIKYPENFFLLRGNHECASINRIYGFYDECKRRYNIKLWKTFTDCFNCLPIAAIVDEKIFCCHGGLSPDLQSMEQIRRIMRPTDVPDQGLLCDLLWSDPDKDVLGWGENDRGVSFTFGAEVVAKFLHKHDLDLICRAHQVVEDGYEFFAKRQLVTLFSAPNYCGEFDNAGAMMSVDETLMCSFQILKPAEKKKPNSSRPVTPPRGMITKQAKK from the exons TGCGAGGATCAAAACCAGGCAAAAACGTCCAACTACAAGAGAATGAAATTAGAGGATTGTGCTTGAAATCCAGAGAAATCTTCCTGAGTCAGCCTATTCTACTAGAACTTGAAGCACCACTGAAAATCTGTG GTGACATCCATGGACAATACTATGACTTGCTCCGACTCTTTGAATATGGGGGTTTTCCACCAGAGAGCAACTACCTGTTCCTTGGTGATTATGTTGACAGAGGAAAACAATCTTTAGAAACAATTTGTCTTCTATTGGCCTACAAAATTAAATACCCTgagaattttttcctccttcgAGGGAACCATGAATGTGCCAGCATCAATAGAATTTATGGGTTTTATGATGAAT GTAAGAGAAGATACAATATTAAGCTGTGGAAAACCTTCACAGACTGTTTTAACTGTTTACCAATTGCAGCTATTGTGGATGAGAAAATATTCTGCTGTCACGGGG GTTTGTCACCAGACCTGCAGTCAATGGAGCAGATCAGACGGATCATGCGCCCCACGGATGTACCGGACCAAGGCCTCCTGTGTGATCTCCTGTGGTCTGACCCTGACAAGGATGTCTTGGGCTGGGGTGAAAATGACAGAGGAGTGTCCTTCACTTTTGGTGCTGAAGTGGTTGCGAAGTTTCTGCATAAACATGATTTGGATCTCATATGTAGAGCTCATCag GTGGTTGAAGATGGATATGAGTTTTTTGCAAAAAGACAATTGGTAACTCTCTTTTCTGCCCCAAATTACTGTGGAGAGTTTGATAACGCGGGTGCCATGATGAGCGTGGATGAAACACTAATGTGCTCTTTCCAG ATCTTGAAACCTGCAGAGAAGAAGAAGCCCAATTCCAGCAGACCCGTAACACCTCCCAGGGGTATGATCACAAAACAAGCCAAGAAATAG
- the TCTN1 gene encoding tectonic-1 → MFRGAALPLRPQVSRERDSPFPSCSARPGNAPLLRAAAMAAPPGLGAFFFLILLLPLPPPLRAEEPAAEPADTRDAAQARVRSAPAPVTDVARLCVCDLLVAQCDTNCCCDPDCSAEDFSLFTTCSVPVVIGDSQLCSQKAAVYSLDVEANPPERIFKLIDQVNPSIFCIHATNYKQALYLKSPEIPTAENFDELLEKFGGATFSAEPDSWNLDTDAQNPPEANETSRYEYGAPVQTEDAFLRLPSPVVSSWCSDANPAGFLVNQATKCIRSVSVEKCDSIQALSMLFYINSSILAVPKSSQMVNITVQSIAVQSLNGMRTLLSSSEVLRLPMVLDELCINAVLGVNYHITHTDTGEIIEAAAAFVLGAISREALSIEQSFEISFTQENTQPVPLSGNPGYVVGLPVRAGFQPQGSGIIQSSNKHSQLTILHSTSTQDCLAAQGARAPVLFGYNMISGCKLRITAAMKCQPLAQTLLDVLKGQSFPEYVASFGNSQAQDVLDWVPITQLHISEQSSCQIPVSLGIEVKWTKYGSLVNPQARIVNVTATITSTTLKQLPSGRERIIPITSSVVFTDISSPAEPSYKAWPTINIKLPFDFFYPFV, encoded by the exons ATGTTCCGGGGCGCGGCCCTTCCCCTCCGCCCCCAAGTCTCGCGAGAACGGGACTCGCCCTTCCCGTCATGTTCCGCGCGCCCTGGCAACGCGCCGTTGCTAAGGGCGGCCGCCATGGCGGCGCCGCCGGGGCTTGGGgctttcttcttcctcatcctcctccttccgctgccgccgccgctccgggcAGAAGAGCCGGCCGCGGAGCCCGCAGATACTCGCGATGCCGCACAGGCACGGGTCCGCAGCGCGCCGGCACCGGTCACGGACG TTGCCAGGCTCTGCGTCTGCGacctgctggtggcacagtgtGACACCAACTGCTGCTGTGACCCCGACTGCAGCGCCGAGGACTTCAGCCTCTTCACCACGTGCTCGGTGCCGGTGGTCAT agGTGACAGCCAGCTGTGTAGTCAGAAAGCTGCTGTGTATTCTCTTGATGTTGAAGCAAATCCACcagaaagaatatttaaattaattgatCAAGTCAATCCCAGTATTTTCTGCATTCATGCTACAAACT atAAACAAGCCCTGTACCTCAAATCCCCTGAAATTCCAACTGCAGAAAATTTTGATGAGTTGCTTGAGAAATTTGGAGGTGCTACTTTCAGTGCTGAGCCTGACAGCTGGAATTTGGATACAGATGCTCAAAATCCCCCTGAAGCAAATGAAACTTCCAGATATGAG TATGGGGCTCCTGTCCAGACAGAGGATGCATTTCTGAGGCTGCCAAGTCCTGTTGTCTCTTCTTGGTGCTCTGATGCAAATCCTGCAG ggTTTTTAGTAAACCAAGCCACAAAATGCATTAGATCAGTAAGTGTGGAAAAATGTGACAGCATTCAAGCACTTAGCATGTTGTTTTATATCAACTCCAGCATTTTGGCA GTGCCCAAATCAAGTCAGATG GTGAATATTACTGTCCAGTCCATAGCTGTCCAGTCTCTGAATGGAATGAGGACTTTACTGAGCAGTAGTGAAGTCCTGAGGCTCCCAATGGTTTTGGATGAACTGTGCATCAATGCAGTTCTTGGG GTGAATTATCACATTAcccacacagacacaggagAAATaatagaagcagctgctgcttttgtcttGGGGGCAATTAGCAGAGAAGCACTTTCAATAGAGCAGAGCTTCGAAATCAGCTTCACTCAG GAAAATACACAGCCAGTTCCTCTCAGTGGCAATCCTGGTTATGTTGTTGGGCTGCCTGTCAGAGCAGGATTCCAGCCTCAAGGAt CTGGCATTATTCAGAGTAGTAACAAACACAGCCAGCTCACCATTCTGCACAGCACATCCACCCAGgactgcctggcagcacagggagccagAGCCCCAGTATTATTTGGTTATAACATGATATCAGGCTGTAAGTTACG aatTACAGCAGCTATGAAATGCCAGCCTTTGGCTCAGACCCTCCTTGATGTGCTGAAGGGCCAAAGCTTTCCTGAGTACGTGGCCTCATTTGGGAATTCTCAAGCCCAGGATGTGCTTGACTGGGTGCCAATAACTCAGCTCCACATCTCAGAACAG AGCTCATGCCAAATACCTGTGTCACTGGGAATAGAAGTGAAGTGGACTAAATATGGATCCCTGGTCAATCCACAAGCCAGGATTGTGAATGTTACAGCCACAATCACTAGCACCACACTGAAGCAG CTTCCCTCAGGAAGAGAAAGGATTATTCCTATAACAAGTTCTGTGGTTTTCACTGACATTTCTTCACCTGCAGAGCCAAGCTACAAAGCTTGGCCCACCATTAACATCAAGTTACCTTTTGACTTTTTCTATCCCTTTGTCTGA
- the HVCN1 gene encoding voltage-gated hydrogen channel 1 codes for MSRYLKHFTVVGDDPVQWSNDYRKWEEEEEEAGEKQPDGEIKLEPPRRHISFQYMMKKLFSSHRFQIGVVCLVILDALLVLGELLMDLKIILPDRYNITPKVFHYLSLSILTIFLVEVGFKVFVYRREFFHHKFEVLDGIVVVVSFILDIVLIFREHEFEAVGLLILLRLWRVARIINGIILSVKTRSEQQLSKLKQANLKLATRVEQLEHSCLEKEQEIERLNNILKQHGLLSQQK; via the exons ATGTCCAGGTACCTGAAGCACTTCACGGTGGTGGGCGATGACCCCGTGCAATGGAGCAATGACTATCGGaaatgggaggaggaggaggaggaggctggggagaagcagcCAGATGGAGAGATCAAGCTGGAGCCCCCCAGGAGACACATCTCCTTCCAGTACATGATGAAAAAGCTCTTCAGCTCTCACAGGTTTCAG ATTGGGGTTGTCTGCTTGGTGATCCTGGATGCCTTGTTGGTTCTTGGGGAATTGCTTATGGATTTGAAAATCATCCTTCCAGACAGATATAATATAACCCCAAAG GTTTTCCACTACCTCTCTCTGTCCATTTTAACCATCTTCCTGGTTGAGGTGGGGTTTAAAGTCTTTGTCTACCGCCGGGAGTTCTTCCACCACAAGTTTGAGGTGCTGGATGGGATCGTTGTTGTCGTGTCCTTCATCCTCGACATCGTCCTCATCTTCCGTGAGCACGAGTTCGAGGCCGTGGGGCTCCTGATCCTCCTGCGCCTCTGGAGGGTGGCCCGGATCATCAACg GAATCATTCTATCGGTGAAGACCCGCTCGGAGCAACAACTGTCCAAGTTAAAGCAAGCAAACCTGAAACTTGCCACGAGGGTGGAACAACTGGAACACAGCTGTTTGGAGAAG GAGCAAGAAATCGAGAGGCTGAATAACATATTGAAACAGCATGGACTCCTCAGCCAGCAAAAATAG